The genomic DNA ATTTTAATGTTAGTTCCCTTGGTCTTATTGATGATCTTGCCGCCGTCGAGATCGATCTCCAGCTGGTCCCCTTCGGCGATCCCGTCGGTGTCGGCTTCAATCGCCAGGATGCCGAGGTTGAAGCAGTTGCGGTAAAAAATTCTAGCGAAAGATTTGGCAATGACCGCGCCGACCCCGGCGTATTTGATCGCCATCGGGGCCTGTTCGCGGGATGAGCCGCAGCCAAAGTTCCTGCCGGCGACAAGGAGGTCCCCTTTCTCAAGCCGGGAGTAAAATTCCGGATCCAGGTCTTCCATAACGTGTTTTGCCAGTTCGACCGGGTCCTGGATCTTGAATTTGTAGCGGCCCGAAATGACGTAATCGGTGTTGATGTCG from Candidatus Margulisiibacteriota bacterium includes the following:
- a CDS encoding 3-isopropylmalate dehydratase small subunit, giving the protein MSLTGKAKLPTKKIVNDINTDYVISGRYKFKIQDPVELAKHVMEDLDPEFYSRLEKGDLLVAGRNFGCGSSREQAPMAIKYAGVGAVIAKSFARIFYRNCFNLGILAIEADTDGIAEGDQLEIDLDGGKIINKTKGTNIKIAPLPKTMQTLLADGGLVEHFKKHGGFKI